GTACCAGGAACATCCGCGTTTGAGGGCATTTATGCGGTTGAACCTGGACAAATGGTGATTGTTGAGCGTCATGACGGGCAACTACAAGTTAAAACAAAACAGTACTGGGATTTGAACTTCCCGCGTCAGTCTGAACGCGGCGCAAGATTAGCTGACGAAGAGTACATCGAAGAGTTACGCAGCCGTTTTATTGAAGCTGTGCAATTGCGACTCGAAGCGGATGTTCCTGTAGCGTGTTATCTCTCTGGCGGTATCGACTCGTGTACGATTATGGGTATTGCCGCCGCAAGTCAACAATCACCTGTTAAAGCATTTACGATTGGGTTTGACGATCGCGACTACGATGAAACTGCGATCGCCCGCGAAATGGCACAAGCCACAGGTGCAGATCAAGATGTCTTAATGGTCGATGGCAATCAACTTTACGATCACTTTGCGCGGACGCTATGGCATACAGAACGCAGTATTTATAATACTTTTACCGTTGCCAAGTTGTTGATGAGCGAACATGTCAACAAAGCTGGATACAAAGTCGTCGTCACAGGTGAAGGCTCGGATGAACTTTTTGCAGGATATCCGCAACTGCGACTTGATATGATTTTGCATGGTATGGATGATGCTTCCCCAGAAGAACGCGCCGATTTAGAAGATTGGCTAGCAGAAAGTAATCGCTTATTCAAAGGCAATCTTTTAGCGGAAAAAGCGTTAGACGATCCAGCATTGACAAACTTAGTGGGCTTTACACCCAGTTGCTTACAATCGTGGTTATCGGCATCTGCCTACGTACCGAGTTTACTGCATCCGGATCGCCGCGCCGCAACGCAAAATTACTCGCCAGGAGAAGCTGTTGCCAATGCCCTCGATCGCGGTCAAATTGAGGGACGTCACCCACTTGACAAAGTGCAATATATATGGATAAAAACGCAGTTTGAGTCACAAGTCCTCGGCTGGGCAGGCGATCGCGTCGATATGGCAAACTCGATGGAAGCACGTCCGCCGTTTCTCGATCATCCCTTAGTCGAATTCGCTGTGACTCTACCGCAAAATATGCGCTTGCGGGGACGCAAAGATAAATATATCCTGCGCGAAACAATGCGCGAGCTTTTACCAAAAGCACTTTACGAGCGACAAAAATTTGCGTTCATGGCTCCCCCATCGCATACTGACCCCATTAAACAACGGGCGATGCAGGCGTTATCGGCAACTTATTTATCAAAACAAGCGATCCAAGAAGCAGGGTTACTCGACGCCGCAGGCGTACAAAAGATTCTTCAGCGTCACGGCGATGCCAATACCCCAGTGTCAGACCGCGTACAACTCGATGCAATTATTAATCATATGCTCAGCGTGCAAATGTTGCACAAGCATTTTGTCGGCAATGATGTGCCTGCTGTCGCCCGCGATCGCGCCAAAGAGCGCGGTTGGTACGCTAAAGATCAACTTGTGTTAGTTGGAGCGTAATACTTCCCACTATAAGTTGCTATCCAGTAGGTAGTAGAGGGGCAGAGGAACACTTATTGTATTAGTGATGGCATAAAACCTATAAAAGCAATTAGCACTTTTTAACTAACAATTAGACTAAGTGCCAACAGCTAATACCATTAGAGAATGTCTGAAAAGTATAAATTACAACGCTGATCGTCCATTGATGATTCCAACCATAGCAGCTTTTATCTAGGCTGCGGAAGTAATAATAGACCGTTCTCTAGGTAGGGAAGCGGACGATCGGGGACAGAATGCCTATTGTTTATTTATATTACATCTGTTGGATAGAGTAGGCACTGCATGACTCTTGTTGTGATACCCATCAGTGCCGATTTTTTTGAATATAAAGTTTTGTAGCTTTTATGAGTAATTCCTCAGGTGTCTGCTGAATAAAGCATTAGAGAGCTAAATGTCCTTTATTTCAATAGAATTTCGACTATGATAGCTGCATTCTAAAACTACATCCACTTTTTTATTAAAAAAGCATATTTATAAACTGCAAGTTGAGGTATTGAAAGCGACGCGAACTAGAACTTTAACTCAGTGAATTCCGTTATTACTTCATGAGGTGAGACTAAGGTATATGAAATTCAAGCTTATTATTATGTCTGTCCTCCTAGGCGCACTTATATATGGAGTTACAGCAGTTCAAGCACAGATGAAGGATAGTAGTAAACCTTCCACAGTTCAGGGTTCAGGGGCGATGGCTCAAAATCATCCCTTGAAAGCATCTGTAGAAGATGCTGATTTCATTTTCCGAGGAGTTGTTACTAAAATTGAATATCGCATGTCAGCTAATGAGCCACAACTTCCTCACTCGTTTGTGACTTTTAAAGTAGAAAAGAGGCTCAAGGGACAATTTAATCAACAATTTGTGACTCTGCGTTTTATTGGCGGTCCTGCTGGTAATGGTAACTTTCTCACAGTGTCTGAAGTTCCTCTTTTTGACGTTGGAGAGCGGAGTATTCTCTTAGTACAAGGTAATGGTCAATCTGGGTGTCCCCTTGTGGGATGTGCAGACGGTCGGTTTCGGATTATTAGCGATCAAGTCTTCACTGATGAGGGACAGCCAATTGCATTAAATAACCAAGGGGAACTGACTTATGGGAGACCGCTGCCGTTAGAGGAAGTAGTCAACAATAGGATTGGTGATATATCTGTTAGGGATGTTTTATCAAACGAAGAGAGTTCGCAAGATGCTGCTGGAGGGCGTGTAGTGCGATCTCAACAAGAACTAGTAGCTTCATCATCATCTCTGAGCGCAAGTCAACTTGAGCATCTTATTCAAAATCAAGTGCAACAGCTTGGCTTATCTACACAGATGCAGGCACGACAGTTTAATGTCAGCGTGGACAGTAAAGCAAGTTTTTCTGTTGCCCAACCTAGACCTGTAAGTCCACCTGCGATAGCAGTTCCTCATTCTGAATCTTCAAGATCGTCAAGCTTGAGCGAAACTGACCGCAGAGAACTTGAGATGTTACAGCAAAACGGAGGCAATCCAGTATTCCTGAATTCTAAACCTTAAGGTTTAGGAAGTTTCCCCGTTTTAAGTAGAACACTTATGCAGAATGCAGTGGGCGAAATATACCAGAGCATTTTGCAACTTTGAAGTGCTTATTTCACAGGCTGTTTCGCCTCAAGGCTACTGACTTGAGGGAAAAAACAGATTAATTGGATTTTTATTTAACCGGAAGAGAAATTTATGGAGAACAGTTATGAAGAAATATCTAACAAGTTTAATCGGTCTAGCATTGTTTGCGGCTATTACTGGTCATACGTCTGACGCTCATGCCTTCCGTTATCGGATCTGCGATCGACCATGGCCAGCCTCTGATGGTCCTATTAAATGGACTAGTATTCCACCACGAATGCGCGCAGCTGGAGTTAGTTTTCCAGCTGGTGTCTGGAGAGATGCTTTGACCGATTCTGTCAGTCGTTGGAACACAAACCCCAGTAATTTCTACTTTAACCTAACTTATAACGAACCTGGTGTTGGATTAGACAATGGCGAAAATGAAGTCTGGTTCAGCAATGATGATAGTCTGCTAAATGGTGCACCGGCAATTGCTTATACCTGGTGGAGTTGTAACATATTTAGTAGCATCAAGATCAATGAGTCAGATGTCCTCTTTGACAGTCGAGTTGCCTACACCCCTTCTACCAACAAAAGTTCACTTTGGCCTTATGGTGGAAGCTCTCGTCCTTTCCAGACAACTTCATCACACGAATTCGGTCATGCATTGGGTCTGCTGCACGTGAATACAATTTACAACATAATGGGTCAAGATTGGAATCATATCCATACCAATGCAGGAATTGCGAGAAACTATCCAGGGGAAGATGCTTCAAATGGTGCAGTATTTCTGTATGGTCTCTATTCGCCTGCTATTAATGATCTTTCTGTAGTTCATTGGAAGCGGTTAGGTAGCGATGGAGAATATAGTACACACACCAGAACTCAAATGTACAATACTACTGGCACACTTCTTAGTTCCTTCAATGATGCTGGTGAGCCACGTTATCGCGTAAATAGAGGACAGCAGGTTCAAGTCGAGCTAACCTATGAAAACAATGGTGCTGCCACTCAAACGGTTGGTGTTGGCTACTATATTTCTACTAATGACAATATCTCAACAGCTGACCGCTTAATTGCAACAGCTTCATTTACACTTGCTAGGGATATTGCTTTGACATCGAGGAGGACAGTTACTATTCCTAGCGATCTAACTGTTGGCAACTACTACATAGGTGCTATTGTGGATAGAACTAATGCGGTCAGCGAACAGTACGAGAACAACAATTCCACTTATATTGCTATTCAAGTGAACTGACCTAAATCTTTACAGCCTATTGGGAAGTGATTATACACCCCCAGCCATAATGCCCTTCAGCAAGTTTTTGAATCTGCCCCAACTTTGCTTGCTCAGGGGCAAACTCACGAATATGTGGTACAACCGTTTACATAGCATAATTCAGAGCTAAAAGCTACCCAGGGCAAGGTCTTCGAGCTTGTATACTGTCCTAAATTTCCCTTCGGTTGCTATACTAGCTAAGCGGATAAATCTGTAACAATGGCGCAGTCTCATTTTCTTCTTTGGTAAGTTAGTTACAACTCGTATACTGTATCCACCAAAGCAATTTGTGTCCAAGTTTTGAGAATGGCAAAATATCCTAACTCTAGCCTTGATCGCAGTTTGCCACTAATTGACTACATAGCATTGGAAAATCGTTATTCGCCAAGCGCCGGATCGAACTTTCCTGATGTATCAACTAGATGACACGCAACATAGTGTCCATCGCCTACGTCGCGAAATTCTGGTTCTACTTGATGACAATGTTCAATTGCCCAAGGACAGCGCGTGTGGAAACGACAGCCACTTGGAGGATTTGTTGGGCTAGGAACATCGCCTTGTAAAACAATTCGCTGGCGCTTTGCTTCTACGGTAGGATCGGGGATCGGGATCGCAGAGAGTAAAGCTTGTGTATATGGATGTAGTGGATTTTCGTATAGCGATACGCGATCGGCAAGTTCGACAATTTTACCAAGGTACATTACTGCAATGCGATCTGAGATATGGCGCACAACACTCAAATCGTGGGCAATAAATAGATAAGTCAGTTGAAACTCGCGCTGGAGTGACTGCACTAAGTTAATTACTTGCGCTTGAACCGAAACATCTAATGCGGCAATCGGTTCGTCACATACTAAAAAATCAGGGTTAACAGCCAACGCCCGTGCGATCGCAACTCGTTGGCGTTGTCCTCCAGAAAATTCGTGTGGATAACGAGAAATAAACTCTGGACTCAAGCCGACAACATCTAAAAGATGCTGAACTCGCGCCTGTTTCTCGCGTCCTGAAGCTAAACCGAATATTTCTAGTGGTTCGCTAATCACATCACCAATTGTCATGCGAGGATTGAGCGATGCGTAAGGATCTTGGAAAATCATCTGCATCTGTCGGCGCATTTGTCGTAACGGTTCGCCGGATAATGCCGTTAGTTCAGTTTCCTCAAAATAAACGTGTCCTGCACTTGGTGGTTCTATTTGCAGAATCGCCCGTCCTGTCGTACTTTTACCGCATCCTGATTCCCCTACCAAGCCCAAAGTTTCGCCACGTTTGATATCAAAAGTGAGTCCATCGACGGCTTTTACCGCCCCTACTTGTCGTTGGAGAATTAACCCGCGCAGAATCGGAAAATGAACTTTAAGGTCGCGCACGCGCAATAAGGTGTCGTTTCGCTGTTGCGTTTGAATTGTACTCGTTTGAGGTTGCACCATGATTTTCGTTGATCGACATTAGGCGGTTGCTGATTGAGATGCTTGCAAAACGTCTGCGCCTTCGGGTTTTACCCAACACGCGACTTGGTGGTTCACTCCCACAGGTTCTAGCGGTGGATCTTCGTTATGGCATTTGGCGATCGCAAACTCGCAACGCGGCGCGAACGGACATCCTTGCGGATAGTTGACTAAGCTTGGCGGTAATCCATCGATTGACTTGAGACGTTCTTGGCGCTGTTCGTCTAAACGCGGAATACTTTGCAGTAACCCAATTGTATACGGATGGCGTGGATGGTGATACAGTGCGTTCAGTGGCGCTTGTTCAACAATTTGCCCTGCATACATCACCAAGATGCGATCGGCTAAACCTGCAAGCAATGACAGATCGTGCGTAATCCAAATGACCGCCATGCCACGTTCTTCTTTGAGTTGCTTGACAAGTTCAACAATTTGTGCTTGAATTGTCACGTCAAGTGCTGTTGTCGGTTCATCGGCAATCAGTAAATCAGGATTACACGCTAGTCCCATCGCGATCATCACGCGTTGGCGCATTCCTCCAGAAAATTGGTGCGGATAGTTGCGGACGCGATCGCGTGCCCCAGGAATGCCAACTTGCTCTAAAAGTTCAACTGCTCTCGCTTTCGCCTCTGATTTTGCCATGCCTAAATGCAGTTGAATAGCTTCAGTCATCTGCTTTTCCACCCGCAATACCGGATTAAGTGATGTCATCGGGTCTTGAAAAATCATCGAGAGACGATTTCCCCGCAGCGATCGCATTTCGCGCCCACTCAATTTGAGTAGATCTTGTCCCTGAAACATCACTTCACCACCCACAATTTTGCCTGGAGGCGATGGAATCAACCGCATTGCCGATAGCATCGTAATACTTTTTCCCGAACCCGATTCGCCGACAATTCCTACAGTTTCCTGCGCATTGACATGAAACGAGACATCATTCACTGCATGAACGACACCATTTTGGGTAAAAAAGCGCGTTTTCAGGTTCTGAACATCAAGCAATCGAGCCATGGTACTGTTGTGCTTTAAAGTTAGTACGTATGGATGAGCAGAGGAGCAGAGGAAGCAGAGGAGCCTGCGCCGTGCGGGGGTTTCCCCCGTTGAGGCAACTGGCGTGGGCAGGGGAGAAAATGTTGGTAATTAAGACCGTCGCTGTTGGGGATCGAGGGCTTCGCGCAATCCATCACCGAGGAGATTAAAGCCTAAGACTGTAATTGCGATCGCCAAACCAGGAAACGTTGTTACCCAAGGTGCGCGGCGAAAGTAATCGCGTCCTGCGGCTAAGATTGCTCCCCATTCAGGTGAGGGTGGTTGCGCGCCGAGTCCGAGAAATGACAACGCAGATGCTGAAAGAACTGCAACGGAGACTCCTACAGTTGCTACAACAATAATCGGCGAAAGAATATTGGGTAAGATGTGACGAAAGATGAGGCGAAAGTGCTTTGCACCCACAGCTTGGGCGGCTTTGAAATATTCCTTATTTTTTTCTACCAGCACAGCCCCATAAGTAACGCGCGCATAGAAAGGAATCGAACTAATTCCAACAGCAATTGTGGCATTAGTAAGGCTAGGACCAAGTACCGCAACAGCTGCGAGGGCTATCAGCGTTTCGGTAAAAGAGAACAAAACATCGACGCCCCGCATCAAAATAGCTTCTACCCAACCTCCGGCGTAGCCTGCAACCATTCCTAGCAAAACTCCCGCCGTCATTGAGATAAACACGGCGACGAGTCCAATACGTAACGTTAGGCGACTACCATAAACAATCCTGCTAAACAAATCGCGTCCAAAATCATCCGTACCAAACCAATGTTCCGCACTCGGAGGTTGCAACGTCGAACCAACTCCCATTTCCAGTGGGTCAAAAGGCGCGATCGCCGGAGCAAAAATTGCCACGATCGTCGTTACTAGCAAAATAACGCCGCCAATCTTAGCACCAGGGCTGCGAAACAGAACCTGTAGAAACCGCCGAAATTCTCTATTCCTAGACGGAAGCGGCGCAACAGGTGGTGGTGGTGTGGTAATTTGCTGAGTCATCAGTGATATGTAATTCGAGGGTCAATCCAGGCGTAAAGTAAATCCAAGACGATAGAAACGACGACAACAACGGTAGCAAAAATCAGAATAAAGCCTTGAATTGTCGGATAGTCGCGCTGAAAAATCGACTGAATTGCCAAACGTCCAATACCATTCCAGGCGAACACATTTTCTACAACGATCGCACCGCCCATCATGTAGGTAAACTGTAGCCCTAGCATATTGACGACGTTGATCATGCCATTGCGAAACGCATGGCGCGACAATACCAAAGTTTCTGCTAATCCTTTCGCCCTTGCAGTCCGCATATAATCTTGCGACAGCACATCCAGCATCGAAGATCGAGTCAAGCGCGATACGGATGCTGCATTAGCAAGTCCTAACGTCAGTGCAGGTAAAACGAGATTATTCAAATTTGTCCCTGAAACAGGAAACCATCCTAGCCGCACAGAAAAAATCGAGATCAGCATCAACCCCAGCCAAAAGCTAGGAACCGAAATTCCAATAATTGCACCCGTCATCAACGTCGTATCAATCCAAGTACCGCGCTTATACGCCGCAAAAAAACCTGCCGTCACGCCGACAACCATCGTAATCATCAAGCTAGTCACCGCAAGCAACAGCGTATTCGGTAGCCTTACAAGCAATAAATCCAATACTGGCTGATTTCCCCGAATCGTAGTGCCGAAATCCCCCTGCAATACCCGCCCCATATACATGATGTACTGTTCATAAATTGGGCGGTCGAGTCCCAAATTGCGGCGAATTTGTTCAATTTGTTCTGGCGTTGTCGATTGCGACTGCGCGTACATAATTTGCACCGGATCGCCAGGCACAAGATGAATCAACAACGTCACCGCGATCGTCGTAATCCAAATCGTAAACAAACCACCCAGCAACCGTTTAATAAAATAACGTGTCATCAGTCTGTGTGATAAAACTCCTCAAAATTGCCACTCCCCATCTCTTCTCTTTGCGACCTTTGTGGTTCGTTCCAAAAAGCCCCCACCAAAAATGTATCTATTGCAGCCTCACATCATTAAACACAGGTCGATTAAAAGGACCAATCTTAAAGCCTTGCACCTGCGATCGCGTCGCATAAACCCATAACGAACCTGGTGTATACAGTGGAATGTGTACAGCATTCGACAGCAAATACTCCATTACATCATTAACAGCTTCTCGCCGCTGAGTTGCATCAACCGTCGTGCGCGTTCGCTCTAATAATTTATCCAATTCTGGCGATTGATAACCGCTGTACGCCCCAGGCGAATGCCACAGTTGATAAAGAATATCTGGATCGAACCATGCCCAGTCCATCATGTCAAACGTACTAATCCCAGAAGTTCTTTCATTCTCTTGTTTGACACGAGCATTGAGCGTACCAATGTCCATCGTTTCAATCTTGGCGTTAATCCCGACTTGCGCCAATTGACTTTGAAAAACTTGTACCATGCGTTCGCGGTTGTCACCTGTGGAAGTCATCAAAATCACTTCCATCGGTCGATTTGCACCATAACCCATTTCTGCTAATAGTTCTCTTGCGCGATCGGGATTATGCTCGTAACCATGCTGCGCGCAAAATTCTTGGTCGTTACCAAATACCCCGCGACTAATCGGACAGCGTTCGCGTTCGACTAATCCTTCATCAAAAGCAACTCGCAGCGCTGCATCAACATCAACGGCATGAGCCACCGCTTGACGCGCGCGGATATCGTTAAACGGCGGACGCGAAACTGTGAACTCAAAGAAAAAGTTCTGTCCAGTATTCTCAGCAACGTGTAACTCCAAATTGGCATCATTGCGCACTGCATCCAAGTCATCGAGGGGTGGATTGACGATTAGCTGCACTTCCCCTGTTTGTAGACCAGCCAGCCGCGTTTGCGCTTCGGGAATTTGCCGCACCACTAGCCTTTCTAAATACGGCGCGCCCTCATTTTGTACAGGACGACCATAACGAACGTAGTCGGGATTTCTATCTAACACAATTTCATCGCCGCGCGTCCAACTCACAAGCTGCCACGGACCTGTACCTACTGCCTGTGATACGCCAAATTGACCGCCAAACTCTTGATTGCTGTCACAAATCATACTTGCAAAAGGATCTGCCATAAAGGAGACAAATGCCGCAAACGGAGTTTGAAATCTAAATCGGACAGTTTGCGGGTCAACAACATCGACAGATTCAATTGGTCCCCACGCACCGCGCGTTACGCTAGGATTCTGACTATCAATTGCGCGATCGGCAGTGTATTTCACATCGTTGGCATCAAACGGCGTACCGTCGTGACACGTAATTCCTTCATTGAGCACAAATGTGACTTCTCTACCATCATCACTAACCTGCCATTCGCGAGCCAGATTAGCCACAATCTCACCATTGTCATCGAATGCTAATAACGTATCGTAAATCTGGTCAAAGATTTGCCACGATAGCGTTGTTGTTGTGCGATGCGGATCGAGCGAATCTGCATCTCCATAACGTGCCCAAACGAGTGTTCCACCTTCCGCTGCTGTTGTACCTGGAGGACTAGTGGTAGTCGTAGTCTGCTGATTATTACCACAAGCACTAACTAAAAGCGCTGTTAATACTGCGCCTAATAGCGATCGCCTTTGGCGCTGTGTTCCGCGCGACCGTGCTGTTTTCTTTCTCAATTTAAGTTGCCAAAACATTAATTACCTTTGGTCTCAACAATGCCCTAAATGTTATGAAAACAAGATATTCGTCGTTACGAATTTTAGGTTTTTTATGTGTAGTTTCAGTGTTCAGAAATTCAATTAATACACTTTTAGCTAAACACAATGTTGCTAAAAACGCTCTCATTATCTCGTACTTAGGCGCGATCTACTCAAAATTGTGTTGCCAGATCTGCCTTTAACAAAATTTGTTCATTAGAGAGAGAATATCTCCTTCAATCACAGATTTTACATAGCTTATATTAATTGTGATTTTAAACACAAAAAAGTTTAGGAAAATTTAGAGAAACCATCGTTTTGTGATTCACCAAAATAACTCATCAATTTAGTTGTCAAACTTTCTCAGGGAAAAGTTATATAAACACGAAATCGCCCCTAGAGTAATAACTAAGACAAAAACCTCAGTATGAATAGTCTGCTCAATAGATGGTACTTGGCTGCGTATTATCACAAGCTAGTAAGCTCAAGAATGACTTCACTACAACGCAGCTTTCCTTCCAAATGTTTGATATTGAGAAAACAAACTGTCTTGCAGTGTCAGTAGGATCAGATACCGAAAGATATGCGATCGCCTCTTTGTTGCGGTTCTATATACAGCAATCAGCAGTATGGCGTTGTGCTTGCAAGCGCTTCTGAGGCTTGTGTTTCGTTCGTCAGTAGTGTTAGTTCAACACCGTGGCTTTGAATTCTAAATTACTTTGCATATCTTTCTTAAGATATATTTCGCTGGTAAGTAGAGTTCGTAGATTATGGTACATTTGTACTATTAATTTGGAAATCGGGGAGCCACATCATTTCGCGCAAGCAGATTTTTTAATCTTCTATTAACTACAAGGAGCGCACGATGCAGTTGAATCCCTATCTGACTTTCAACGGACAATGCGAGACAGCGTTTAAGTTCTACGAGCAGTGTTTGGGCGGCAAAATCGAAGCAATGATGAGCTATGGTGAGTCGCCAATGGCAGAGGAAGTGCCGTCGGAGTGGCGCAACAAAATCATACACGCCAGCTTAATTGTGAACGAGCGAGTATTGATGGGTTCTGACTGTTCGCCTGGGCAATATGAACAAACAAAAGGCTTTTCTGTATTACTCGACATTGACAGTCCAGTAAAAGCAGAGCGCATTTTTCAGGCATTGGTTGCAAACGGGACAGTGCGGATGCCCATGCAGAAGACATTTTGGGCTGCCCGTTTTGGTATGCTTGTCGATCAATTTGGCATCCCGTGGATGATTAACTCCGAACCAGCCGCTTGATGCATCAGACGTTACGGTGCAACGAAGAGCCGAGCAAGCAATAGAGACAAATAAAGCATATTAGGAGTCAGCGATGAAGACTGAACTACAGAACGAACACTGTTGGTTACA
The Chroococcidiopsis sp. TS-821 genome window above contains:
- the asnB gene encoding asparagine synthase (glutamine-hydrolyzing), translated to MCGIGGVMHHDPARPVNPDVLVAMAAIQYHRGPDGFGVKIMSDCGVGFTHARLSIIDLNPERGRQPFVSADGQYMIAHNGEFYDYKRIRAELTSLGYRFRSKSDTELTMHLTDRYGLEGALPHLRGEFAFALYERSKDRLTLVRDRFGVKPLYWTMTPEGLVFGSEIKVLFAHPAVQRRFSSEGLYHQLMQLIVPGTSAFEGIYAVEPGQMVIVERHDGQLQVKTKQYWDLNFPRQSERGARLADEEYIEELRSRFIEAVQLRLEADVPVACYLSGGIDSCTIMGIAAASQQSPVKAFTIGFDDRDYDETAIAREMAQATGADQDVLMVDGNQLYDHFARTLWHTERSIYNTFTVAKLLMSEHVNKAGYKVVVTGEGSDELFAGYPQLRLDMILHGMDDASPEERADLEDWLAESNRLFKGNLLAEKALDDPALTNLVGFTPSCLQSWLSASAYVPSLLHPDRRAATQNYSPGEAVANALDRGQIEGRHPLDKVQYIWIKTQFESQVLGWAGDRVDMANSMEARPPFLDHPLVEFAVTLPQNMRLRGRKDKYILRETMRELLPKALYERQKFAFMAPPSHTDPIKQRAMQALSATYLSKQAIQEAGLLDAAGVQKILQRHGDANTPVSDRVQLDAIINHMLSVQMLHKHFVGNDVPAVARDRAKERGWYAKDQLVLVGA
- a CDS encoding CARDB domain-containing protein is translated as MKKYLTSLIGLALFAAITGHTSDAHAFRYRICDRPWPASDGPIKWTSIPPRMRAAGVSFPAGVWRDALTDSVSRWNTNPSNFYFNLTYNEPGVGLDNGENEVWFSNDDSLLNGAPAIAYTWWSCNIFSSIKINESDVLFDSRVAYTPSTNKSSLWPYGGSSRPFQTTSSHEFGHALGLLHVNTIYNIMGQDWNHIHTNAGIARNYPGEDASNGAVFLYGLYSPAINDLSVVHWKRLGSDGEYSTHTRTQMYNTTGTLLSSFNDAGEPRYRVNRGQQVQVELTYENNGAATQTVGVGYYISTNDNISTADRLIATASFTLARDIALTSRRTVTIPSDLTVGNYYIGAIVDRTNAVSEQYENNNSTYIAIQVN
- a CDS encoding ABC transporter ATP-binding protein, translated to MVQPQTSTIQTQQRNDTLLRVRDLKVHFPILRGLILQRQVGAVKAVDGLTFDIKRGETLGLVGESGCGKSTTGRAILQIEPPSAGHVYFEETELTALSGEPLRQMRRQMQMIFQDPYASLNPRMTIGDVISEPLEIFGLASGREKQARVQHLLDVVGLSPEFISRYPHEFSGGQRQRVAIARALAVNPDFLVCDEPIAALDVSVQAQVINLVQSLQREFQLTYLFIAHDLSVVRHISDRIAVMYLGKIVELADRVSLYENPLHPYTQALLSAIPIPDPTVEAKRQRIVLQGDVPSPTNPPSGCRFHTRCPWAIEHCHQVEPEFRDVGDGHYVACHLVDTSGKFDPALGE
- a CDS encoding ABC transporter ATP-binding protein is translated as MARLLDVQNLKTRFFTQNGVVHAVNDVSFHVNAQETVGIVGESGSGKSITMLSAMRLIPSPPGKIVGGEVMFQGQDLLKLSGREMRSLRGNRLSMIFQDPMTSLNPVLRVEKQMTEAIQLHLGMAKSEAKARAVELLEQVGIPGARDRVRNYPHQFSGGMRQRVMIAMGLACNPDLLIADEPTTALDVTIQAQIVELVKQLKEERGMAVIWITHDLSLLAGLADRILVMYAGQIVEQAPLNALYHHPRHPYTIGLLQSIPRLDEQRQERLKSIDGLPPSLVNYPQGCPFAPRCEFAIAKCHNEDPPLEPVGVNHQVACWVKPEGADVLQASQSATA
- the nikC gene encoding nickel transporter permease, whose amino-acid sequence is MTQQITTPPPPVAPLPSRNREFRRFLQVLFRSPGAKIGGVILLVTTIVAIFAPAIAPFDPLEMGVGSTLQPPSAEHWFGTDDFGRDLFSRIVYGSRLTLRIGLVAVFISMTAGVLLGMVAGYAGGWVEAILMRGVDVLFSFTETLIALAAVAVLGPSLTNATIAVGISSIPFYARVTYGAVLVEKNKEYFKAAQAVGAKHFRLIFRHILPNILSPIIVVATVGVSVAVLSASALSFLGLGAQPPSPEWGAILAAGRDYFRRAPWVTTFPGLAIAITVLGFNLLGDGLREALDPQQRRS
- a CDS encoding ABC transporter permease, translating into MTRYFIKRLLGGLFTIWITTIAVTLLIHLVPGDPVQIMYAQSQSTTPEQIEQIRRNLGLDRPIYEQYIMYMGRVLQGDFGTTIRGNQPVLDLLLVRLPNTLLLAVTSLMITMVVGVTAGFFAAYKRGTWIDTTLMTGAIIGISVPSFWLGLMLISIFSVRLGWFPVSGTNLNNLVLPALTLGLANAASVSRLTRSSMLDVLSQDYMRTARAKGLAETLVLSRHAFRNGMINVVNMLGLQFTYMMGGAIVVENVFAWNGIGRLAIQSIFQRDYPTIQGFILIFATVVVVVSIVLDLLYAWIDPRITYH
- a CDS encoding ABC transporter substrate-binding protein, with the protein product MFWQLKLRKKTARSRGTQRQRRSLLGAVLTALLVSACGNNQQTTTTTSPPGTTAAEGGTLVWARYGDADSLDPHRTTTTLSWQIFDQIYDTLLAFDDNGEIVANLAREWQVSDDGREVTFVLNEGITCHDGTPFDANDVKYTADRAIDSQNPSVTRGAWGPIESVDVVDPQTVRFRFQTPFAAFVSFMADPFASMICDSNQEFGGQFGVSQAVGTGPWQLVSWTRGDEIVLDRNPDYVRYGRPVQNEGAPYLERLVVRQIPEAQTRLAGLQTGEVQLIVNPPLDDLDAVRNDANLELHVAENTGQNFFFEFTVSRPPFNDIRARQAVAHAVDVDAALRVAFDEGLVERERCPISRGVFGNDQEFCAQHGYEHNPDRARELLAEMGYGANRPMEVILMTSTGDNRERMVQVFQSQLAQVGINAKIETMDIGTLNARVKQENERTSGISTFDMMDWAWFDPDILYQLWHSPGAYSGYQSPELDKLLERTRTTVDATQRREAVNDVMEYLLSNAVHIPLYTPGSLWVYATRSQVQGFKIGPFNRPVFNDVRLQ
- a CDS encoding VOC family protein encodes the protein MQLNPYLTFNGQCETAFKFYEQCLGGKIEAMMSYGESPMAEEVPSEWRNKIIHASLIVNERVLMGSDCSPGQYEQTKGFSVLLDIDSPVKAERIFQALVANGTVRMPMQKTFWAARFGMLVDQFGIPWMINSEPAA